From the genome of Leptotrichia sp. oral taxon 847:
AAAGTTTAGAAAATTCAAAAGTTAATTCTAGTAATATAGATCTATTTTTTAAAAGCGTAAATTACTACAATGAAACGACTGAAAATAAAGGATTAATAAAAAAAGGATTTATTAATTCTAAAAACATAAATCCAACTTACGATGAAGCAGCTATACAGCAAATTTGGGATAAAAAGAATAAAAATTTTCCAGGATTTAACTGTAGAATAACAGCGTTTACATTGATGAAGGATTATATAAAAATGGAAAAACCAGCTGTAAATGCCGGGGAAATGCTTTTTATGGACCTGGAATCGCTGAAAAATACGCCATTTGAGTTATTTTCTCAAAATGAAAAAGAGAAATTTGTCAATTTATTTTCAGAAATTCCGACAAAGGCGACCAAAGATGTGAAAGTTCATGTTGAAAATGTGAAATATATCTGGAAAAAGCGAGGAATCAAATTTGATAAAAATAGTAAAATATCAATGATTTCTGTATTTTTTCATTTTAATGATGATCCCAAGGAAAATATTCTGTTTATAGGACACGTTGGAATTTTAGTTCCTCAAAAAGATGGAAAGTTATTGTTTATTGAAAAGTTGGCATTTCAACAACCTTATCAGGTGTTAAAGTTTAATAATCGATTGGAACTGAACGATTATTTAATGAATAAATACGATACTGCATGGGGACAGCCTGTCGCTAAGCCATTTATTATGGAAAATGATGAATTGCTAAAAGAATACAGAGCTAATCCCAACAATAAAAATTAGTAATTTTTAAAAACTTATAAGTAATATTAATATTTCCTAAAAAAAAGAGGTTGTTTCATAATTATGAGATAACCTCTTTAAAATTTTTATATTCTATTAATTTTTCCCCCAAACTTCATCCGCAACTTCCTTGATAAATCTAAGTTTTGCCCATTGCTGTTCTTCCGTAAGATGATTTCCCTCCTCTGTTGAAGCAAATCCACATTGTGGACTCAAATAAAGTCTATCTAGCGGAACATATTTTGAAGCTTCTTTTATACGGGCAATTACAGCCTCTTTTTCCTCCAAAGTTGGATTTTTAGAAGTTATAAGTCCCAATACAACTTTTTTATCCCCAGAAACTTTTGCAAGTGATTCAAAAGTTCCTGCTCTTTCTGTATCAAATTCCAAATAATAAGCATTTACATCTTCTTTTCCAAAAAGTTCATCCGCAATTTTGTCATATCCACCTTGTCCAAACCAAGTAGAAGAATAATTTCCACGACAAACGTGCGTATTAATTACCAAATCTTCTGGATTATTTTGAAATACCCTGTTATTTATATTCAAGAATTTTTCTGCAAATTCACGTCTGATAACTTCCTTATCCCTATCACTTTTTTCAATAAACGAAGCAATAAAATCATCATCTACAAGACATCCCCAAGTACAGTCATCAATTTGCAAAGTTCTAAGCCCTTCGTTATACAAATCATTTATTACCGTTTTGTAAGCATTCACAATATCATCTTCCAATCCTTTAAAATCAGGATAAACTTCAAGAAGTGCCTTGACATGCTTATCTTCCCTTACTAATTCCGCATAAAACTGTGATGGAGCTGGTATTGTAAATCTGGCTTCCACACCTTTTTTATCCTTTACCAAATCTCGCAAAAATGTAAAATGTTTTACAAATGGATGATTTTCCCCACTAAATTTTCCAGTAACAATCGCACTATCATCACGAGTTACAACTCCATTAAATTCATATCCCTTATCAGCGTGAATATGCCCAATTCCATTGAATCCCCAGAAAAAGTCCAAATGCCAGTAACTACGTCTAAACTCTCCATCAGTAACACTTGTATATCCTAGCTCAATTTGCTTATCCACAATTTTTTTAATTTCTTCATTCTCAATTTTTGTCAATTCTTCCCTGTCAATTTTCCCTTTTTCAAAATCATTTCTAGCTTTCTTCAATCTTTCAGGTCTTAAAAAACTTCCTACTACGTCATGTCTATGAGGTGCATTTATTGTACACATATTTATCAACTCCTTAATTTATATTATTTAAAAAATAAAATTTTATTTTAAATCATTTTGTTATCTTTTATGAAGTTATTATATACAAATATGCGTACTCTGTAAAATACATTTATTTTTTAGTTTGTTATAACTATTAGTTATGGAAGATTTCATAATATATTTGAATAAATCTAATACTAAACCCCATTTGAATAACGAATACATTATAAATCTTTTTAGCAGATTAAACCTAATATTTATTTTCAAATAATTAAAACAAATATTCGCTTTTTAAATGGGAGATAGTATAAATTTATAAAAATGTCTTTAAAAACTCTATCAACTAAAGATTGGAATAAAAAAATATCGACTCGTTAGTAAATTTCAACTCGATAAATCGATATTTTTTATTTTAATTAAAATAAATTTTAATCTTTCAGTAATTCCATCGCTGCTCCATAAATATGCTCCGCAGTCAATTCATACTCATTCATCAGAAAGTCTAATGTTCCAACTTGCCCAAATCTTTCCTTTATTCCAATTCTTCTTAATTTTGCATTTCCAGCTTCAGCAATTATCTCGGCAACTGCACTTCCTAAACCATTGTGAATGCTATGATTTTCACAAGTTACTATTTTCCCTGTTTTTTGTATATATTTTTTGATTAATTCCTTGTCTATTGGATTTAAAGTGAACATATCTATTACAGCAACACTTATTTTTTCTTTTTCTAACTTTTCTGCTGCTTTCAAGGCTTCCGCTACCATAATTCCATTAGCAATTAAAGTAATATCAGCCCCATCTTTTAACAAATTTCCTTTTCCAATTTCAAACGTTGAGCCTTTTTCATAAATTGTTGCTGCATTTTTTCTAATTGTTCTAATCCAGTAGAAACCATCTTTTGTGGCGATTTGTTCGAGAATATTTTCAAACATTACAGCATCTGTCATTTCCATCACAACAGTATCAGCAAGACCTCTCATAATTCCCATATCTTCAAAGGACATGTGAGTTCCTCCATTATGGGCGGAAGTTACTCCAGCGTCAGAGGCAATTACTTTTATGTTGTTTTTTTGATATGCTCCAGACATAAAGAGCTGATCAAAGCATCTTCGGCTTGCAAAAGCTGTAAAAGTGTGTGCAAATGGATATTTTCCAGCGATAGACATTCCAGCCGCAATACCTATCATATTTGCTTCCATTATTCCACAATTTATTACTCTTTCAGGATACTCTTTCTGTACTTTGTCCGTTGTAATTGCGTTCATTAAATCAGCTTCAAGAGCTACAATTTCATTGTGTTTTCCCATTAATTCACCAAGTTTGGAAGAATAAACTTTTCTCATTTCTATTTCATCTTTTTTTGGAGTTCCGTTATAAATTTTTATCATTTATTCCACCTCGCTTTCCAAATCCTTTATAGCCCTTTCAATTTCCTGCTTTAGTTCATCAGTTAATCTTAGATGATGAGAATTTTTCATTTTTTCGATGTATTCGACACCTTGCCCTTTTATAGTGTCAAGTATTACAAATAGTGGTTTTTCATTGCTTTTACGAGGCACTTTCAAAATATCATACATTTTTTCAATATCATTTCCTTTTACAGTAACAGTATCAAAGCCGAATGCTTTCATTTTTTCTTCAAAAGAGAATGGTTTTATTATTTCATCTAAAGCACCGTCCAACTGTTTTTTGTTGTAATCGAGGAAGACAGTTAAATTATTTAAGTTATGGTGAGCGATAAACTGAAATGCCTCCCAGCACTGCCCTTCATTTATTTCTCCGTCTCCAATAATACAGAAAACCCTGTTATTTTTTTTGTCTATTTGCAGAGCTTTTGCAATTCCTGTGGCAATTGAGATTCCTTGCCCTAGAGAACCTGTTGTTGCATCAATTCCTTTTGTTTTAAGTCTATCTGGATGGCTTGGCAAATTTGTTCCATTCTGATTTAATGTGTAAATTTCTTCAAGCGGGAAAAAATCTTTTAAAGCTAAAGTTGTGTACAATGCAGGGCCTGCATGCC
Proteins encoded in this window:
- a CDS encoding DUF4300 family protein yields the protein MKNKKMLLIFAVVISMLNCSNENISKNNNMKKQNTAENTKIIKNSKLKKEDLKSIDYSNMADKDVQKQIRESLENSKVNSSNIDLFFKSVNYYNETTENKGLIKKGFINSKNINPTYDEAAIQQIWDKKNKNFPGFNCRITAFTLMKDYIKMEKPAVNAGEMLFMDLESLKNTPFELFSQNEKEKFVNLFSEIPTKATKDVKVHVENVKYIWKKRGIKFDKNSKISMISVFFHFNDDPKENILFIGHVGILVPQKDGKLLFIEKLAFQQPYQVLKFNNRLELNDYLMNKYDTAWGQPVAKPFIMENDELLKEYRANPNNKN
- a CDS encoding 5-methyltetrahydropteroyltriglutamate--homocysteine S-methyltransferase, with the protein product MCTINAPHRHDVVGSFLRPERLKKARNDFEKGKIDREELTKIENEEIKKIVDKQIELGYTSVTDGEFRRSYWHLDFFWGFNGIGHIHADKGYEFNGVVTRDDSAIVTGKFSGENHPFVKHFTFLRDLVKDKKGVEARFTIPAPSQFYAELVREDKHVKALLEVYPDFKGLEDDIVNAYKTVINDLYNEGLRTLQIDDCTWGCLVDDDFIASFIEKSDRDKEVIRREFAEKFLNINNRVFQNNPEDLVINTHVCRGNYSSTWFGQGGYDKIADELFGKEDVNAYYLEFDTERAGTFESLAKVSGDKKVVLGLITSKNPTLEEKEAVIARIKEASKYVPLDRLYLSPQCGFASTEEGNHLTEEQQWAKLRFIKEVADEVWGKN
- a CDS encoding transketolase family protein; the encoded protein is MIKIYNGTPKKDEIEMRKVYSSKLGELMGKHNEIVALEADLMNAITTDKVQKEYPERVINCGIMEANMIGIAAGMSIAGKYPFAHTFTAFASRRCFDQLFMSGAYQKNNIKVIASDAGVTSAHNGGTHMSFEDMGIMRGLADTVVMEMTDAVMFENILEQIATKDGFYWIRTIRKNAATIYEKGSTFEIGKGNLLKDGADITLIANGIMVAEALKAAEKLEKEKISVAVIDMFTLNPIDKELIKKYIQKTGKIVTCENHSIHNGLGSAVAEIIAEAGNAKLRRIGIKERFGQVGTLDFLMNEYELTAEHIYGAAMELLKD
- a CDS encoding transketolase, which translates into the protein MNSDYNEKVKEMKKLAANIRINTLKSLTNLGFGHYGGSLSIVEILAVLYGGIMNVDAKNPHWEERDYFVLSKGHAGPALYTTLALKDFFPLEEIYTLNQNGTNLPSHPDRLKTKGIDATTGSLGQGISIATGIAKALQIDKKNNRVFCIIGDGEINEGQCWEAFQFIAHHNLNNLTVFLDYNKKQLDGALDEIIKPFSFEEKMKAFGFDTVTVKGNDIEKMYDILKVPRKSNEKPLFVILDTIKGQGVEYIEKMKNSHHLRLTDELKQEIERAIKDLESEVE